A portion of the Actomonas aquatica genome contains these proteins:
- a CDS encoding BatA domain-containing protein, whose product MSLLAPWFLAGLAALAVPILAHLIRRATKDRVTFSAVRFLTPSAPRLDRRSRIQHPWLLLLRLLILALLALAFARPFFNTANPITPTAEPPHHVMAILDRSASMQRAGLWTAAKLRIQNLATELAPLDDFTLLVADDSGLPLITTETWRATAPDDRESLVAGLLDQLPAPGGSAFHLDDAVRAALERHQELSAADQTQPSAPVLHVVSDLARGTRVSGLASIAWPDGLELHLDRVDPDASASTSNIALQWLGWGIATSEQPSPPARVRLVAGYDTPTTSVQLTLLDPSTNTPLSAPTTQVVARGGATTVLLPVPENAPDALSIRLEGDAVPFDNQLWVVRPAERALPTVLLGSTNADDPADPAYYLTRALAGWRDPVPTLTDQLPPLADPTTSASLPPFILAPSPPADALLPAIRAQVEAGATAVFLLDSPAAATQAARLLDEPAWGFADAATTSSGYALFGQIDFTHPLFLPFADPRYSDFSRIRFWSRPHLTLPPNSTAVVAARFDDGSPAVLEASLGRGRIVWWTGGWTPTSSQWVLSSKFVPWLQALAERTAGGTLRASVSELDQLDRLGPYASLTSLDPDLPRTAPGLYQLRRDNLPPRTVALNVPSSESDLPPLDLDVFAQLGAPLAGADRVATPLDAAQQRTEAAYLTESRQKLWRWLLLAAALLLAAESFFSLRIARRATALN is encoded by the coding sequence ATGAGTTTGCTCGCTCCGTGGTTTCTGGCCGGTCTGGCCGCGCTCGCGGTGCCCATCCTGGCGCACCTCATTCGCCGTGCCACCAAAGACCGGGTGACCTTCAGCGCCGTGCGTTTTCTCACGCCGTCCGCGCCCCGCCTCGACCGTCGCAGCCGCATCCAGCATCCGTGGTTGCTCCTGCTCCGTCTGCTCATCCTCGCCCTGCTCGCGCTGGCCTTTGCCCGCCCTTTCTTCAACACCGCCAATCCCATCACCCCCACGGCCGAACCGCCGCACCACGTGATGGCCATCCTTGATCGCAGCGCCAGCATGCAACGCGCGGGACTCTGGACCGCGGCCAAGCTCCGTATCCAGAACTTGGCGACGGAACTCGCGCCCCTGGATGACTTCACCCTGCTGGTCGCGGATGACAGCGGCCTCCCGCTGATCACCACCGAAACCTGGCGCGCGACCGCGCCCGACGATCGCGAATCCCTCGTCGCCGGTTTGCTCGATCAATTGCCCGCGCCCGGCGGCTCCGCCTTCCATCTCGACGACGCCGTGCGCGCCGCCCTCGAACGGCATCAGGAACTCAGCGCCGCCGACCAGACCCAACCGTCCGCCCCCGTGCTCCACGTCGTATCCGATCTCGCTCGCGGCACCCGCGTGAGTGGTCTCGCCAGCATCGCTTGGCCCGATGGACTCGAGCTGCACCTTGATCGCGTTGACCCCGACGCCTCAGCCTCGACGAGCAACATCGCCCTGCAATGGCTCGGCTGGGGCATCGCCACCAGCGAACAACCGTCGCCGCCCGCCCGCGTGCGCCTTGTCGCCGGATACGACACGCCAACCACCTCGGTGCAACTGACTCTGCTCGATCCGTCCACCAACACTCCGCTCAGCGCCCCGACCACTCAAGTTGTCGCCCGCGGCGGTGCGACCACCGTGCTGCTGCCCGTGCCGGAGAACGCGCCCGACGCCCTCTCCATTCGCCTCGAAGGCGATGCCGTGCCCTTCGACAACCAACTCTGGGTCGTTCGTCCCGCCGAACGTGCCTTGCCCACCGTCCTTCTCGGTTCCACCAACGCCGACGATCCCGCAGACCCGGCCTACTATCTGACCCGCGCCCTCGCCGGTTGGCGTGATCCCGTGCCGACGTTGACCGATCAACTGCCGCCGCTGGCCGATCCGACGACTTCCGCCAGCCTGCCACCCTTCATCCTCGCCCCGTCGCCGCCCGCCGACGCGCTGCTGCCCGCCATCCGCGCGCAGGTGGAAGCCGGCGCGACCGCCGTGTTCCTGCTCGATTCCCCTGCCGCCGCGACCCAAGCCGCCCGCCTCCTCGACGAGCCGGCTTGGGGCTTCGCCGACGCCGCCACCACGTCCTCCGGTTACGCGCTTTTCGGTCAGATCGATTTCACCCATCCGCTCTTCCTGCCCTTCGCCGATCCGCGCTACAGCGACTTCAGCCGCATCCGTTTCTGGTCGCGCCCGCACCTCACGTTGCCGCCCAACTCGACCGCCGTGGTCGCCGCCCGCTTCGACGATGGCAGCCCCGCCGTGCTCGAAGCCTCCCTCGGCCGCGGACGCATCGTCTGGTGGACCGGCGGCTGGACGCCCACCTCCAGCCAATGGGTCCTCTCCTCCAAATTTGTCCCCTGGCTTCAGGCTCTCGCGGAACGCACCGCCGGCGGCACCCTGCGCGCCTCCGTCAGCGAGCTCGATCAACTCGACCGCCTCGGCCCCTACGCAAGCCTGACCTCACTTGATCCGGATCTCCCTCGCACCGCCCCGGGCCTGTATCAACTTCGTCGCGACAACCTGCCCCCGCGCACCGTCGCGCTCAACGTCCCTTCCAGCGAGAGCGACCTCCCCCCGCTCGATCTAGATGTCTTCGCCCAACTTGGCGCTCCGCTCGCCGGCGCCGACCGCGTCGCGACTCCGCTCGATGCCGCCCAACAACGCACCGAAGCCGCCTACCTCACCGAATCCCGCCAAAAGCTCTGGCGCTGGCTCCTCCTCGCCGCCGCCCTCCTGCTCGCGGCCGAGAGTTTCTTTTCCCTGCGCATCGCCCGGCGCGCCACCGCCCTGAACTGA
- a CDS encoding DUF58 domain-containing protein has protein sequence MSVSLDPAALLAIRDLELRARTVMEGLASGLHRSPYSGFSSEFTEYRQYSPGDDLRYLDWKAFARTDRFYLKKYEDETNLRCLIVLDTSRSMTFGSRGYSKLDYARTLAATLACFLHAQRDVVGLALFDQTVHHTLPPRWRPGHLAHLYAALAREPASRTTAMGPALDEVRRLCPKRTLIVLLSDFLSPADEWSASLAHLAAAGHDLRALQILDPAELTLEGFGHAAIWEDLESDQNLYVDPAQARATYQKNFAAHTGAVRDALHRAGVPLQSVDTGRPLDLTLRAFLRQSAAA, from the coding sequence ATGTCCGTCTCTCTCGATCCTGCCGCCTTGCTCGCGATCCGCGATCTGGAGTTGCGTGCGCGCACCGTGATGGAGGGTCTGGCCAGCGGACTGCACCGCAGTCCCTACTCGGGCTTCTCGTCCGAGTTCACCGAATACCGCCAATACAGCCCCGGCGACGATCTGCGCTACCTCGACTGGAAAGCCTTCGCCCGCACCGACCGCTTCTACCTCAAGAAATACGAGGACGAAACCAACCTGCGCTGTCTCATCGTGTTGGATACGAGCCGCTCCATGACCTTCGGCTCCCGCGGGTATTCAAAACTCGACTACGCCCGCACCCTCGCCGCCACCCTCGCCTGTTTCCTGCACGCCCAACGCGACGTCGTCGGTCTCGCGCTCTTCGACCAAACCGTCCACCACACGCTGCCCCCGCGCTGGCGCCCCGGCCACCTCGCCCACCTATACGCCGCCCTCGCCCGCGAACCCGCCTCCCGCACCACCGCCATGGGCCCGGCCCTCGACGAAGTCCGCCGCCTCTGCCCCAAACGCACGCTCATCGTCCTGCTCTCCGACTTCCTCTCCCCGGCCGACGAATGGTCCGCGTCCCTCGCCCACCTCGCCGCCGCCGGTCATGATCTGCGGGCGCTGCAGATCCTCGATCCGGCCGAACTCACCCTCGAAGGCTTCGGCCACGCCGCGATCTGGGAAGATCTCGAATCCGACCAAAACCTCTACGTCGACCCCGCTCAGGCCCGCGCGACCTACCAGAAAAACTTCGCCGCCCACACCGGCGCCGTGCGCGACGCCCTCCACCGCGCCGGCGTGCCCTTGCAGTCCGTCGACACCGGTCGCCCGCTCGACCTCACCCTGCGCGCCTTCCTGCGCCAATCCGCCGCCGCATGA
- a CDS encoding AAA family ATPase, with product MTTPPLSDESAFAALEAGRDRVRAELAKTIVGQEDVIEQLLVAMLAGGHCLLTGAPGLAKTLLVKSVAQAFHLKFQRIQFTPDLMPADITGTEILTETDSGRQLTFVPGPVFANLLLADEINRTPPKTQAALLEAMQEHQVTAAGVRHQLAEPFFVLATQNPVEMEGTYPLPEAQLDRFLFNVLIDYLPEAQEIEVVTRTTSAKPAPITPVFSAEEAIAFQSLARDVPIASDNVSYAVRLAAASRPHRDGAPDFVNNWLNWGAGTRAAQALVIGAKARALWLGRTHASADDIRALAAPVFRHRLLLNYRAEADGVTVDDVIQKLIAHVPTP from the coding sequence ATGACCACCCCACCTCTCTCCGACGAATCCGCCTTTGCCGCCCTCGAAGCGGGCCGCGACCGCGTCCGCGCCGAACTCGCCAAAACCATCGTCGGCCAGGAGGACGTGATCGAGCAGCTCCTCGTTGCCATGCTCGCAGGCGGCCACTGCCTGCTCACCGGCGCGCCCGGCCTCGCCAAAACCCTCCTCGTCAAATCCGTCGCCCAGGCCTTCCACCTCAAGTTCCAGCGTATCCAATTTACGCCCGATCTCATGCCGGCCGACATCACCGGCACCGAGATCCTCACCGAGACCGACTCCGGCCGCCAACTCACCTTCGTGCCCGGTCCGGTCTTCGCCAATCTCCTCCTCGCCGACGAGATCAACCGCACCCCACCCAAAACCCAGGCCGCCCTGCTCGAGGCCATGCAGGAGCATCAGGTCACCGCCGCCGGCGTGCGCCACCAACTCGCTGAACCCTTCTTCGTCCTCGCCACCCAAAACCCGGTGGAGATGGAAGGCACCTATCCGCTGCCCGAGGCCCAGCTTGACCGCTTCCTCTTCAACGTCCTCATCGACTACCTGCCCGAAGCGCAGGAGATCGAGGTCGTCACCCGCACCACCTCCGCCAAACCCGCGCCCATCACGCCGGTCTTTAGTGCCGAGGAAGCCATTGCCTTCCAATCGCTTGCCCGCGACGTGCCCATCGCGAGCGACAACGTCTCCTACGCCGTGCGCCTCGCCGCCGCGTCTCGCCCGCACCGCGACGGTGCGCCCGACTTCGTCAACAACTGGCTCAACTGGGGCGCCGGCACCCGCGCCGCCCAAGCCCTCGTCATCGGCGCCAAAGCCCGCGCCCTCTGGCTCGGCCGCACCCACGCCAGTGCCGACGACATTCGCGCCCTTGCCGCCCCCGTCTTCCGTCACCGCCTCCTCCTCAACTACCGCGCCGAAGCCGACGGCGTCACCGTCGACGACGTCATTCAAAAACTAATCGCCCACGTCCCCACGCCCTAA